The nucleotide window GCACCCCAGCTATCCAGCATTAAACCAACAGGAATTTGTGATGCCGCATAGGCATAAAAGTAGGCTGCCGCCAAACCTCCAACGGCAGCAGCGTCCCAAAGGTTAAAATCCCGCACAATAGGGTCTACCATTACATTCAAAGAAACCCGGTGAAACTGGCCCATAAAATAGGCTAAAGCCAATGCCAGCCAAATCAGCCAGCGTTGGCTGCGAAACTTCTGTGGCAGTTCTTGTTCCAATGTTTCTGACGACCTTTCCGCGAAAAATTTGTTTGCCTGTAAGTAGAATTGAATGCAACTAAATCATAACACAGCAGAACTTTGTCAACAATACCAGGATTACGCATTGCACATATCAATTGACAACAATTAAAGTATTTCATATAGTATAATTAGCTAATTTATCTTATTAGCTAATTCGGAGGTGAAGCCATGGAAATATCGTCCACAGAAGCGCAAAACAATTTCGGCCGGTATTTGAAACTGGCGCAGTTTGAAGACATTATCATCACTAAAAACGGTAAAAAAGCAGTAATCATTAAACCATATGAAGAGCCTGGGAGCAGCTTTTCAACTATAGCCGAAAAAGCAGAAAAATATGATTGGAAAAGTGAAAAAATATCTTATGAGGATTTTCAAAAGCTTTCGGAGGAAAGTGAAAACCGCTACGAGTATATTGACGGGGAAGTGTACTTGCTTTCCTCCCCTTCTTATGACCATCAGACTGTCATTATGGAAATATCCTATGTATTGTACAACTGGTTTAAAGGGAAAAAATGCAGGCCGCTGACTGCGCCCTTTGACGTTACACTGACCAAAGACAACAACATCAATGTTGTACAACCGGACATTATTGTGATTTGCGATACCTGGAGCATTAATGAAAAACGCAAATATACAGGCATACCTACCCTGGTGATTGAAGTTTTATCCGAAACGACGCAAAAAAAAGATATGCTGAAAAAACTAAATTTATATCTTAGCAGCGGCATCAAGGAATACTGGATTGTTAACCCTTTGCGAAAAGAAGTCTATACTTATTTATTTGAAGAACAGGATATTAAAGAGTACCGCGTGTATAAGGGGGTTGAGACAGCGCAGTCCATGGCCTTTGAGGGTTTAGAAATTCCCCTGGAGCAAATATTTTCTTGAATTTAAACAAAGGAGCATGCCTATGAAAATCCAGGCAGGTTACTTATTAGTCCTGGCCATGCTGTTTTGGAGCGGCAATTATGTGATCGGGAAGGCAGTAGTTGCCACTGTCCCGCCAATTACCCTTGCTTACCTGCGTTGGCTACTTGCTTT belongs to Syntrophomonadaceae bacterium and includes:
- a CDS encoding type II toxin-antitoxin system Phd/YefM family antitoxin, with amino-acid sequence MEISSTEAQNNFGRYLKLAQFEDIIITKNGKKAVIIKPYEEPGSSFSTIAEKAEKYDWKSEKISYEDFQKLSEESENRYEYIDGEVYLLSSPSYDHQTVIMEISYVLYNWFKGKKCRPLTAPFDVTLTKDNNINVVQPDIIVICDTWSINEKRKYTGIPTLVIEVLSETTQKKDMLKKLNLYLSSGIKEYWIVNPLRKEVYTYLFEEQDIKEYRVYKGVETAQSMAFEGLEIPLEQIFS